From Cecembia calidifontis, one genomic window encodes:
- a CDS encoding NADP-dependent isocitrate dehydrogenase has translation MSSKRKITVAYGDGIGPEIMKATLNILEAAGAQLEYDVIEIGEQVYLKGITSGMEPKSFASLRETKVFLKSPITTPQGGGFKSLNVTTRKSFGLFANVRPCKAYSPFIKTHFPKTDLVIIRENEEDLYAGIEHRQTQEVYQTLKLISQPGSEKIIRYAFEYARKYGRKKVTCMTKDNIMKLADGLFHKTFDEIAKEYPDIQKDHKIIDIGSALIAERPEIFDVIVTLNLYGDIISDIAAQVTGSVGLGGSANVGEEVAMFEAIHGSAPDIAGMDIANPSGLLNGAIMMLVHIGQPEIAEKISNAWMKTLEDGIHTADIYQEGISSKKVGTQEFAQAIIERLGQTPVNMSPATFDKSSTAPLSIKLKPAKKEKKELIGVDVFIDWDEDNRNPNTIGEKLRKADANGLKLHLITNRGVKVFPEGMPETFCTDHWRCRFKTADQSVITHADVLELLKQIKDLGFDFIKTEHLYAFDGVRGYSLAQGE, from the coding sequence ATGTCATCAAAAAGAAAAATCACTGTTGCCTATGGCGATGGTATCGGACCGGAGATCATGAAAGCCACTTTGAATATTCTTGAAGCGGCCGGTGCTCAACTCGAATACGATGTCATCGAAATCGGTGAACAGGTGTATTTAAAGGGGATCACCTCCGGTATGGAGCCCAAGTCCTTTGCTTCCTTAAGGGAAACAAAGGTATTTTTAAAATCTCCCATAACAACCCCACAAGGTGGCGGCTTCAAAAGCTTGAACGTAACCACCAGGAAATCCTTTGGGCTTTTTGCCAACGTCAGACCGTGCAAAGCATATTCCCCCTTCATTAAAACCCATTTCCCGAAAACCGACCTGGTAATCATCAGGGAAAATGAAGAAGACTTATATGCCGGTATTGAGCACAGACAAACTCAGGAAGTATATCAGACACTGAAATTGATATCCCAACCGGGCTCCGAAAAAATCATCAGGTATGCTTTTGAATATGCCAGAAAATACGGCAGAAAGAAAGTAACCTGTATGACTAAAGACAATATCATGAAATTGGCCGATGGCTTATTCCACAAAACCTTTGATGAAATAGCCAAGGAATACCCGGATATCCAAAAAGACCATAAAATCATCGATATCGGATCTGCATTGATCGCTGAAAGGCCTGAAATTTTCGATGTTATCGTTACCCTGAACTTGTACGGAGACATCATCTCTGACATTGCAGCTCAGGTAACAGGCTCCGTTGGTCTGGGAGGATCCGCCAACGTAGGTGAAGAAGTGGCCATGTTTGAAGCTATTCACGGATCTGCCCCTGATATTGCCGGTATGGATATCGCCAACCCATCCGGATTGTTGAATGGTGCCATTATGATGTTGGTTCATATCGGCCAACCGGAAATAGCAGAAAAAATCTCCAATGCCTGGATGAAAACTTTGGAAGACGGAATCCATACCGCTGATATTTACCAAGAAGGAATCTCTTCCAAAAAAGTTGGAACTCAGGAATTTGCCCAAGCTATTATTGAGAGATTGGGACAAACACCAGTCAACATGTCGCCTGCTACTTTCGATAAGTCCTCTACCGCTCCTCTTAGCATCAAATTAAAACCGGCTAAAAAAGAGAAAAAAGAACTGATAGGTGTAGACGTGTTTATCGATTGGGATGAGGACAATAGAAATCCTAATACCATAGGAGAAAAGTTGAGGAAAGCAGATGCCAATGGACTGAAGCTACATCTGATCACCAACAGAGGGGTAAAAGTATTTCCTGAAGGAATGCCTGAAACTTTCTGCACCGATCACTGGAGATGCAGGTTCAAAACAGCCGACCAATCTGTCATCACCCATGCGGATGTACTTGAGCTCTTGAAACAAATCAAAGACCTTGGATTTGACTTCATCAAAACAGAACACCTGTATGCTTTTGATGGTGTAAGAGGTTATTCTTTGGCTCAAGGAGAATAA
- a CDS encoding enoyl-CoA hydratase/isomerase family protein, whose protein sequence is MADSKNILSDVKEGILYLTVNRETKLNALNFATLEEFRDIFNEVSDNKNIKSVIITGSGEKAFIAGADISEIAELNELNARKFAENGQEIFSLIENCPKPVIAVINGFALGGGCELAMACHMRVATASAKFGQPEVNLGIIPGYGGTQRLTYLVGRGKALELMMTGDMIGADEAKDLGLVNHVLPTKAEAIEKAEEILKKIMSKAPLAIGMIIDCVNAVFNQEENGYQTEANSFARCVKSGDYKEGTSAFLEKRKPVFKGE, encoded by the coding sequence ATGGCTGATAGCAAAAATATTCTTTCAGATGTAAAAGAGGGAATTCTCTATCTGACAGTAAACAGGGAGACCAAGCTTAACGCTCTCAATTTTGCAACATTAGAAGAGTTCAGGGACATTTTCAATGAAGTTTCTGACAACAAGAATATCAAGTCAGTAATCATCACTGGTTCTGGAGAAAAGGCTTTTATAGCTGGCGCGGACATCAGTGAAATTGCAGAGCTGAATGAACTCAATGCGAGAAAATTTGCAGAAAACGGTCAAGAAATATTTAGCTTAATCGAAAATTGTCCAAAACCGGTCATCGCAGTTATCAATGGATTTGCTTTAGGTGGGGGCTGTGAACTGGCAATGGCCTGTCATATGAGGGTTGCAACTGCCTCTGCAAAATTTGGTCAGCCCGAGGTCAACCTGGGGATTATACCCGGATATGGAGGCACCCAAAGGTTGACCTACCTGGTCGGGAGGGGCAAAGCACTTGAACTGATGATGACAGGAGATATGATCGGAGCCGATGAGGCAAAAGATTTAGGCTTGGTCAATCATGTGTTACCTACTAAGGCGGAAGCCATTGAGAAAGCAGAGGAGATTTTGAAAAAAATCATGAGCAAAGCACCCCTTGCAATTGGAATGATCATAGATTGTGTGAATGCCGTATTCAATCAAGAAGAAAACGGTTATCAGACAGAAGCCAATAGCTTTGCAAGGTGTGTCAAATCTGGAGATTATAAGGAAGGAACCTCGGCTTTCCTGGAGAAAAGAAAACCGGTATTCAAGGGGGAGTAA
- a CDS encoding lipopolysaccharide biosynthesis protein produces MSQLKRLAGQTAVYGISSILGKTINFLLLPIYTAYLDKEALGSFTAIYAFIAFLNIVFTYGMETTYFRYATGKGLDPQKVFAQIQSLLITSSISLGAIIYFSAEPISLWLGYEGKSHLFRWVAWILAIDAVLAIPYAKLRKENKALSFALTKLGNIFLNVGFNVFFIVFCFHVWKGDIFHSLQPIIGTFYRADWGVDYILLANLLANALMIPVLFKMSGRFSFGIDRKFIQPMWHYAVPLLFMGLAGVTNEVFSRGLFEYVLPDNFYEGLTSRQAGGIFGANFKLAIFMNLVIQAFKYAAEPFFFNQSTDKNSPELFARVMHAFVIFCSTLMILISVNLDILGSLFLRGEGYDAGLFIVPVLLFGYLFLGIYFNLSIWFKLTDQTRYSFYFTLAGAVITVLIIFLLVPVLGYMGAALSTLGCYLSMSVICYIYGQKFFPIPYQTGKALFYLLLAFSLSYLGFYLKFEVPVLQFILRNALVIGFVLVVLLMEKKQLQALGFSIKKKKR; encoded by the coding sequence ATGAGCCAACTCAAAAGACTAGCTGGTCAGACTGCAGTATATGGCATTAGCAGCATTCTGGGTAAGACCATTAATTTTTTGCTCTTACCCATATACACTGCTTATCTGGATAAGGAAGCTTTGGGGTCATTTACGGCCATATATGCTTTTATTGCATTTTTGAATATCGTTTTTACCTATGGGATGGAGACGACCTATTTCCGGTATGCAACCGGTAAAGGCTTAGATCCCCAAAAAGTATTTGCGCAGATACAGTCTCTATTGATTACCAGTTCCATTTCTTTAGGTGCAATCATCTACTTCAGTGCCGAGCCTATTTCCTTATGGTTGGGATATGAAGGCAAATCGCATTTGTTCCGATGGGTAGCCTGGATTTTGGCCATTGATGCGGTCTTAGCCATTCCTTATGCCAAGTTAAGGAAAGAAAACAAAGCCCTTTCCTTTGCTTTGACCAAGCTTGGGAACATTTTTCTGAATGTTGGGTTCAATGTATTTTTCATTGTATTCTGTTTTCATGTTTGGAAAGGTGATATTTTTCATTCTCTGCAGCCCATAATCGGGACATTTTACCGTGCAGACTGGGGGGTGGATTATATTCTACTTGCCAATTTACTGGCCAATGCCCTGATGATTCCTGTGCTTTTTAAAATGTCAGGAAGATTCAGTTTTGGAATTGACAGAAAATTCATCCAACCTATGTGGCATTATGCTGTACCTTTATTGTTCATGGGCTTGGCCGGTGTCACCAATGAAGTTTTCTCGAGAGGTTTGTTTGAATATGTACTGCCCGACAATTTCTATGAAGGATTGACATCCAGACAGGCAGGGGGAATTTTTGGGGCAAATTTTAAGTTGGCCATATTCATGAACCTTGTCATCCAGGCATTCAAGTATGCCGCTGAGCCTTTTTTCTTCAATCAATCCACTGACAAAAATAGTCCTGAACTTTTTGCGAGGGTAATGCACGCCTTTGTGATCTTTTGTTCTACCCTGATGATCCTTATTTCGGTTAATTTGGACATTTTGGGAAGCCTTTTTTTGAGAGGGGAGGGGTATGATGCTGGGCTTTTTATCGTTCCTGTCCTGCTTTTTGGTTACCTTTTTTTGGGGATTTACTTTAACCTGAGCATATGGTTTAAATTGACCGACCAAACCAGATATTCATTCTACTTTACTTTGGCAGGGGCAGTAATTACAGTCCTTATCATTTTTTTACTGGTACCGGTTTTAGGCTATATGGGAGCAGCATTGAGTACCTTGGGCTGTTACCTTTCCATGTCTGTGATCTGTTATATTTACGGTCAAAAATTTTTCCCCATTCCCTATCAGACCGGGAAAGCATTGTTTTATTTGTTGCTTGCTTTTAGTTTGAGTTATTTGGGGTTCTATTTGAAGTTTGAAGTTCCTGTCCTGCAATTTATCCTCAGAAATGCCCTTGTGATTGGTTTTGTTCTTGTAGTTTTGCTGATGGAAAAAAAGCAGCTTCAGGCATTGGGATTTTCCATTAAAAAGAAGAAAAGATGA
- the dut gene encoding dUTP diphosphatase, whose translation MKVKVINRSKHSLPAYQTPLSAGLDLRANIDEPVVLGPLERKLIGTGLFIELPEGFEAQIRPRSGLAFKHGLTVLNTPGTVDADYRGEVKVLLVNLSNESFEVQDGERIAQMVIAKHEQINWQEVEVLSDTERGAGGYGSTGKS comes from the coding sequence ATGAAAGTAAAAGTTATCAACCGTTCAAAGCATTCCTTGCCGGCCTATCAGACCCCACTTTCGGCTGGACTGGATCTAAGAGCGAATATAGATGAACCGGTGGTATTAGGGCCATTGGAAAGAAAACTAATCGGGACGGGCCTTTTTATAGAGTTACCTGAAGGTTTTGAGGCACAGATCAGGCCAAGAAGTGGTCTTGCTTTCAAGCATGGACTGACAGTACTCAATACCCCCGGAACGGTAGATGCAGATTACAGGGGAGAGGTGAAGGTCCTGCTGGTCAACCTTTCCAATGAGTCTTTTGAAGTTCAGGACGGGGAGCGAATTGCCCAAATGGTCATTGCCAAGCATGAGCAGATCAATTGGCAGGAAGTAGAGGTGCTTTCTGACACCGAAAGGGGTGCCGGAGGCTATGGGAGTACTGGAAAATCCTGA
- a CDS encoding tetratricopeptide repeat protein — protein sequence MSINFKTIILLIFASALSFSVHAQERLSKKEKKKQLQEARASRLFIDGQRFLMLEDYDRAYFYFQKAREISPNAAAINFKIAEILLRANRIEDALQYGMRAVAEDPDNKYYNLVMAEVYTKQGQLLEAAKILEGLMANSEENQNYILDLASLYLSAGDLDNALSALNRAEEYYGVVEQLTVQKQRIYLRKNNLNGAVAEGEKLIEAHPGNSQYVLNLVEILFNNGRTNQAIDLVNKSLEAYPNQPDLQLAAYALYKEKGDIDKAESLIIEAFSNPDLEGKVKADAFGDLLREVRTVRRDSLMDILEKSMREYNANDPDVLSVLGDRQFINNRKEEALQLYQSSLEVNPANSQVLQNVITTMFELQKDYAQIEKYTIMAVDEFPEKAEFWFFDGTAKLTQKKGEEAEASFLKAIETNRGRNVQLDLLVKASLGDTFHMLGKKQEAFDMYEEVLASRPEDEHVLNNYAYFLSLSKKDLEKAKSMSERLVKKFPNNATYLDTHAWVLFQLKDYENARKFMERALENEESPSGVMWEHYGDILYHLGNRNEAISYWKKAEGGDETSEFLLKKIKDQKYYDK from the coding sequence GTGAGCATCAACTTCAAAACCATAATTCTTTTAATTTTTGCTTCCGCTTTGTCTTTTTCTGTGCATGCGCAGGAAAGACTATCCAAAAAAGAGAAGAAGAAGCAATTACAAGAGGCCAGGGCTTCCCGGCTTTTTATCGACGGTCAGCGCTTTCTCATGTTAGAGGATTATGACCGTGCTTATTTTTATTTCCAAAAAGCAAGAGAGATCAGTCCAAATGCGGCAGCCATAAATTTTAAAATTGCTGAAATTCTACTTCGTGCCAATCGGATTGAAGATGCACTTCAATATGGTATGAGGGCGGTTGCAGAAGATCCCGACAATAAATACTACAACCTGGTCATGGCAGAGGTATATACCAAACAGGGGCAGTTGTTGGAAGCAGCAAAGATCCTAGAGGGATTGATGGCCAATTCTGAAGAAAACCAAAATTATATCCTTGACCTGGCTTCCTTATACCTATCTGCTGGAGATTTGGACAATGCGCTCAGCGCTTTGAACCGTGCAGAAGAATACTACGGTGTAGTGGAGCAGCTTACTGTCCAAAAGCAGAGGATTTACCTGCGCAAAAACAACCTGAACGGTGCGGTTGCAGAAGGGGAAAAACTAATTGAAGCCCATCCGGGAAATTCTCAGTATGTTCTGAATTTGGTAGAAATTTTATTCAACAATGGCCGGACAAATCAGGCCATTGACCTTGTCAATAAGTCTTTGGAGGCTTATCCCAACCAACCGGATTTGCAATTGGCAGCTTATGCCCTGTACAAAGAAAAAGGTGATATAGATAAAGCAGAAAGTCTCATAATAGAAGCCTTCTCTAATCCTGATCTGGAAGGCAAGGTGAAAGCTGATGCCTTTGGTGACTTGCTGAGAGAGGTAAGAACCGTAAGAAGGGATTCCTTAATGGATATTTTGGAGAAGAGCATGCGGGAATATAATGCCAATGACCCTGATGTACTTTCAGTATTGGGGGACCGTCAGTTCATCAACAACAGGAAGGAAGAGGCTTTGCAGCTTTATCAATCTTCTCTTGAGGTGAACCCAGCCAATTCACAGGTTTTGCAGAATGTAATCACCACCATGTTTGAATTGCAGAAGGATTATGCACAAATTGAAAAGTATACCATAATGGCGGTTGACGAGTTTCCCGAGAAGGCTGAATTCTGGTTCTTTGACGGAACGGCAAAGCTTACCCAGAAGAAGGGTGAAGAAGCGGAAGCTTCATTCCTTAAGGCCATCGAAACCAACAGAGGTAGAAATGTCCAGCTGGACCTTTTGGTCAAGGCCTCTTTGGGAGACACTTTTCATATGTTAGGGAAAAAGCAAGAAGCTTTTGATATGTATGAGGAGGTCTTGGCCAGCAGACCGGAAGATGAACATGTGCTGAACAATTATGCTTATTTCCTTTCCTTGTCCAAGAAAGATCTGGAAAAGGCAAAATCCATGTCGGAGCGTTTGGTAAAAAAATTCCCTAATAATGCGACTTATTTGGATACACACGCCTGGGTACTTTTTCAGTTAAAGGATTATGAAAATGCCAGGAAGTTTATGGAAAGAGCATTGGAAAATGAAGAAAGTCCAAGCGGTGTGATGTGGGAGCATTACGGAGATATTTTGTATCATTTGGGAAATAGAAATGAAGCCATCAGCTATTGGAAAAAGGCTGAAGGCGGAGATGAAACTTCTGAATTTTTGCTTAAAAAGATAAAGGATCAAAAGTATTATGATAAGTAG
- a CDS encoding DUF4292 domain-containing protein, with translation MISRFLVLGLVFLALVTGCAKKPNLYTSDEIMQEFEPVYLDFDYLSARGRIVIEEASGKTTRGTINFRAKKDSIIWFSVTPGLGLEAFRGAITKDKLRIKDRLNGEDINMSFVEVEDRFDLKLSLDLLQNIIYANPPHEFSYRDRLIRVGQYFELTQVRDGVRYHSRVSTRFGKVQELSSASMSDKGSLLASYPTFEDVEGQPFPNKMLLRLSYNTAEGIQTALINLELTKIEFSRTSLTFPFQF, from the coding sequence ATGATAAGTAGGTTTTTAGTACTTGGACTAGTTTTTCTTGCTTTGGTTACAGGTTGTGCAAAAAAGCCCAACCTGTATACCTCTGATGAAATCATGCAGGAGTTTGAGCCTGTCTATTTGGATTTTGATTACCTGTCGGCCCGTGGAAGGATTGTGATTGAGGAAGCCAGTGGAAAGACTACCAGGGGAACCATTAATTTTAGAGCTAAGAAAGACAGCATCATCTGGTTCAGTGTGACTCCAGGTTTGGGCCTTGAAGCATTCAGAGGGGCAATAACCAAAGATAAACTTAGGATAAAGGACCGCTTGAACGGGGAGGATATCAACATGAGTTTTGTTGAAGTGGAGGACAGGTTTGATCTCAAATTGTCCCTTGACCTCCTTCAGAACATTATCTATGCCAACCCACCTCATGAATTCAGTTATAGGGACAGATTGATCAGGGTGGGGCAGTATTTTGAACTGACCCAAGTGAGAGATGGTGTCAGGTACCATTCCAGGGTGAGTACAAGGTTTGGAAAAGTTCAGGAATTGAGCAGTGCATCCATGTCAGACAAAGGGTCTCTTTTGGCCAGCTACCCTACCTTCGAAGATGTTGAAGGGCAGCCATTTCCCAATAAAATGCTGCTAAGATTGTCTTATAATACGGCTGAGGGTATTCAGACTGCTTTGATTAACCTGGAATTGACAAAAATTGAATTTTCCAGAACTTCGTTAACTTTCCCTTTCCAATTTTAA
- a CDS encoding murein hydrolase activator EnvC family protein, with the protein MVKLRLIWILVLVMFGLVISPAHAQTRKTRAQIEKEKDEIQKKLLEFDQILKKTAESKKVSVGQLNALNQQLQNRINYINTLNGEMRLLETEIRETESRIKNLEKELKTLKEEYSGMVYTSSKLNQGMTMTAFVFSSETFKQFYMRLKYLKQYSDARKKQVEQIENVTEELVGQRRSLEGKKKDMQAVIQQENQQKQQLDKAKKDQQNIVNSLNQQEQELKKQIAAAKKQQENLNRMLREIIAEDRRKAEAAAKSSGATTTRPSGSSIPMTPEAAALSSSFAGNRGKLPWPVESGFVSRPFGTHPHPTLKGITEDNDGIDIQTTPNASVRAVFDGEVIKIGTIPGYGGTIVIKHGEYYTMYSKLKVISVKSGEKVKAKQVLGQVYTNREGVAEVHFETWKGLEPMNPSIWLAGR; encoded by the coding sequence ATGGTAAAGCTCAGGTTGATATGGATTTTGGTATTGGTTATGTTCGGGTTAGTTATATCCCCCGCTCATGCACAAACCAGAAAAACTAGGGCGCAGATTGAAAAGGAGAAAGATGAAATCCAGAAAAAGCTTTTAGAGTTTGATCAGATCCTGAAGAAAACGGCTGAATCAAAAAAGGTTTCTGTTGGCCAGTTGAATGCCTTGAATCAACAGCTTCAGAACAGGATCAATTATATCAATACCCTCAATGGTGAAATGAGGTTGCTGGAAACCGAAATCAGGGAAACGGAGTCAAGGATTAAAAATCTCGAAAAGGAGCTGAAAACCCTGAAGGAAGAATATTCAGGAATGGTTTATACTTCCTCCAAGTTGAATCAAGGTATGACCATGACAGCTTTTGTTTTCAGTTCGGAAACCTTCAAGCAGTTTTACATGCGCCTGAAATACCTCAAACAATACTCTGATGCCAGGAAGAAGCAAGTTGAACAGATCGAAAATGTCACTGAGGAACTTGTGGGACAGAGGAGAAGTTTAGAAGGAAAAAAGAAAGACATGCAAGCGGTCATCCAGCAGGAGAATCAGCAAAAGCAGCAGTTGGATAAAGCCAAAAAGGATCAGCAAAACATTGTCAATAGCCTCAATCAACAAGAGCAGGAACTCAAGAAGCAAATTGCAGCAGCTAAGAAGCAGCAGGAAAACCTCAACCGCATGCTTAGGGAAATCATTGCGGAAGACAGAAGGAAAGCAGAAGCTGCAGCAAAATCCTCCGGCGCCACAACAACAAGACCTTCTGGAAGCAGCATACCCATGACTCCAGAGGCAGCTGCCTTATCGAGTTCATTTGCAGGGAACAGAGGTAAATTGCCATGGCCTGTTGAAAGTGGGTTTGTTTCAAGGCCTTTTGGCACACATCCCCACCCAACGCTTAAAGGCATTACTGAGGATAACGATGGGATAGACATTCAGACCACGCCAAATGCCAGTGTCAGGGCTGTTTTTGATGGGGAAGTGATCAAAATAGGAACCATTCCCGGATATGGAGGAACCATTGTTATCAAACATGGAGAATACTACACCATGTACAGCAAGCTGAAGGTGATTTCGGTGAAATCCGGGGAAAAGGTAAAAGCCAAACAGGTTTTGGGACAGGTCTACACCAATAGGGAAGGAGTAGCTGAAGTTCACTTCGAAACTTGGAAAGGACTTGAACCCATGAACCCGTCCATTTGGCTGGCTGGTCGATAA
- the tatA gene encoding twin-arginine translocase TatA/TatE family subunit, which translates to MTTLGFFQNMGGGSIILIILVILLLFGAKRIPELARGLGRGIREFKDATKEIQEDLEEGLKEKKKKE; encoded by the coding sequence ATGACAACATTGGGTTTCTTTCAAAATATGGGTGGAGGATCTATTATCCTTATCATCTTAGTGATTCTCCTGCTATTTGGTGCAAAGAGAATCCCTGAACTGGCAAGAGGACTTGGAAGAGGAATCAGAGAATTCAAAGATGCCACCAAAGAAATTCAGGAGGACCTTGAAGAAGGTCTGAAAGAAAAGAAGAAAAAAGAGTAA